The DNA window TTTCGAACTACTGGCGCGGCCTGCCCGAAGGCAGCAGTGCCGAGGTGCTGGCCGAGGCCGGCTTCAGTGATGCGCACGGGGCCGACCAGTCGCTGCGTGATTTCGCCCAGTCGCTCGGCGTGAAGTCGCTCTCTGACGCCGCGCGGGCGCGCCTGGACCGCGTGCTGCCCGCGCTGCTGCACGCCGCCACCCGCTCACCGCAGCCCGACGCCGCGCTCAAGCGCGTGCTCGGCCTGCTGCAGGCTGTTCTGCGCCGCACCAGCTACCTCGCCCTGCTGGACGAACAGCCCAGCGCGCTCGCCCGCCTTGTCGACGTGCTCGCCCGCAGTGCACTGCTGGCCGAACGTCTCGCCGCGTATCCGCTGCTGCTGGACGAACTGCTCGACATCCGCGTGTCCGGCCCGATGCCGGACGAAGCCGCCATGCAGGCCGAGTGCAACGCCGCGCTCAACGTCGACGACCCTGAGGCCGCGCTGCGCCTGCTCAACGAAACCCGCCTCGCGCTCAGCTTCCGCATGGCTCTGGCCGCACTGGATGGCCGCCAGCGCGCCGTCGACAGCACCCGTCAGCTCGCCCAGCTTGCGCAGGCCGTGGTCGTCACCGCGCTGCAGATGGCCGAGGCCGACATGCAGCAGGCGCACGGCATCATTCCCGGCGGCCGCTTCGCCATCATCGGCTACGGCAGCCTGGGTGGGCTTGAGCTCGGCTTCGGTTCCGACCTCGACCTCGTGTTCCTGCACGACCACCCCAGCGACCAGGACAGCAGCGACGGCAAGCGCCCGCTTGACCCCGGCCGCTGGTACGCGCGCCTCGCCCAGAAGGTGATGGCCCTGCTCGGCGCCGTCACCGCCGCCGGCCGCCTGTACGACATCGACGTGCGCCTGCGCCCGGATGGCGGCAAGGGCTCGCTCGTCTCCTCGCTGGCCAGCTACACCGAATACCAGCGCGAGCGCGCGTGGACCTGGGAACACCAGGCCCTCGTGCGCGCACGCGGCATTGCCGGCGATGAAAGCCTGCTGGCTGATTTCGAACGCGTGCGCGCGCAGACCCTCGGCCGCGTGCGCGATCGCGAGGTGTTGTTTGCGGATGTGCTGAAGATGCGCGCCCGCATGCGTACTGAGCTGGACCGCAGTGATGCGGGTCGTCTGGATCTGAAGCAGGGGCCAGGCGGGGTAGTGGACCTCGAGTTCCTGCTGCAAACCGGCGTGCTGGACAGCGCCGCAGAACACCCGCAGGTGCTGGGGCCGCGTGACACGCCCAGCTTGATTGATGCGCTGGCGGAGATGGCGTGGCTGCCGGGTGGCACGCGCGATGGATTGCATGAAGCGCATGCCGCGCTGCTGGATGTGGGGTTGGCGTGCACGTTGGACAGAAGGCCGCGCATGGCCGTGCCGACGCCGGCATTGGAGGAGGCGCAGCGCGTGATCACCGCAGCGTGTGATGCTGCGGACCTCCCGTTCACCAGCTCCACGGCTGCATGACTGCTTTGGTGGGATCGGTCGACAGACGATCGCCGATAACGCCCGATCGGCGCTTTAACGCATGGACCCCACCGGGCAAACGCTTTCAACGGCGGCCACGCGTCTTGCTGCACTGGTGGGGGCGGTCGACAGACGCCCGCCGATAACGCCCGATCGGTGCTTTAACGCATGGGCCCATCCGGGCAAACGCCTCCGTTCCCCGGTCATGCGTCCCCGAACGTGGTCCTCCTACCGGCGGTCGACTGTCGTCCGACCCTACCGGGCAGGTCTCATCTCCATTACGACGAACGCGTGGCCACGCGCCCGGGCCTCACCGCCAACCTCACCCCACCCGCGGCGCCATCTTCCACAACAACGCCCGGAACGGGGCCAACAAAAACACCCCGATCCCCAGCTTCACCGCCAGATCCCCCGCCGCCCAACTCACCCACGGCAAACCGGACCCAGCGAACGCAATACTCCAGAAAATGCACGTATCCAACGTCGCACTGCACGTCGTCGCCACCATCGGCGCGCGCCACCAGTTCCCCCGGCGCAGCCGGTCAAACACAGTGATATCCAACAACTGGGCCGCAATGAACGCCACGCACGACGCCACCGCAATACGCGGCGTGGCGATCCACACCGAAAGCACAACCGCCAGCGCAAACCCCGCCCACGCCACCCGCCGCGCCGCCGACGGCCCGAAGCGCCGGTTGATCAGATTGCTGACCAGAAACGCCACCGGGTAGCTGAACGCCCCCCAGGTCAGCCAGTCATTGATCGGAAACTGCACCAGCACATTCGACAGCAGCACCACCGCGCCCATCGCCAACACCGCCAGCAGCAGGCTGCGGGTGGTCAACGGAGCAAACACAACATCGGGGCGCGCGGACATGGCGAACAGGGGCAGGGTGGGGAAGGGGGCGCATTATCCCCCATCCCGAGCGGCGGGGCCGGATGTCGCACTGGGTGCGGAGTGTGGCTTTGGCTGTGGCTCTGTTGTGGCTTTGGTAGAGGCGGTCGCAAGACGCCTGCCGATAACACCCGATCGGCCCTTTAACGCATGGACCCCAACCGGGCAAACGCGTCCGGTCCCCGGTCATGCACCGCGAGCCGGTGGACGGCCGACACAATCCCTGTCCTCAGGACAGGGATTGTAGGCGGCACATGCGACAGCACGGGAAGGATAAAACCCATTGTAATCAAAGGGTTTTCATTGAGGAGGTAAGCACCGTGCAGGTCCATCCATACAATCGGCGTCCTTAGGACGCCGATTGTATGGATGGAAATCCCAATCGCCCGGCAGCGTTCAGGCGCAGCCGCCCGCGCAGATCAATGTCGCAGGCGTCCCGCTCCCCTCAATACGCCTCACTCATCTGTGACTTCGCCGCATCCGCCGTCGGCATGAACGCCAGGGTTTCCCCCTTTGCATTGGCCACCATCCACCCGGCACCGGCTTCGGTCGGGGTCAGGTCCAACACATCGCCCACCTTCAACGTCTTGCCCGGGTTGTTCTCGCGCGCCGGCCACTGAATCACCGCAACCTCAGGCGATTCCGGGTTCCGCAGCGCGACTTCAACAGCGCCATCGGCCTTGGTTTCCACCGTCTCCACCGTCAACGGCGGCAGCGGCTGTGCCTTTGCGGCCTTACCCTTGCCCTTCCCGTTGCCGGACTCGCTCAGCTTCTCCGACCCCGCGACCGAAGCGCCCAGCGTCAACCACACCGGCGAGGTCACAATCGCCACAGCCACCGACGAACCCGCCATTCCGTAGCTGCCCACCTTGTCGCTGAAGCCGGTGGGCGGGTCGCCCGCGTAGACCGGTGCGGCCACCAACAGCGTTGCCAGTGCCGCGGAAATCAAAGAACTGCGCATCAGTGCGTCTCCCTGTTCGTGTGTTTCAAGGTTGCGGTGCCGCCATGCCGGCTACCGGCACGTGCGCCACGCTCAGCTCCTGCACCAGCAGGTCATGCTGCTGCAGGAAATCGAACACAGATTCCACCGTCACTACCGAGTAGTTGCCGGAAATACGTTCGCTGCCCGGGTGGTCGGTGGTGGCCGCATTGGCCGCGAAGAAGCGCGCGCCCAGCCGCTTGCCCACGCCAATGTGCAGAATGCTGGGCTTGTAGCGGTACGCACGCAGGTAAGACTGCGCCTGCCTGCGCGTGCTGATCGTGTTGCCCTGGTCGGCCTGCTGCATCGCCGCCACCAGCACTTCCAGCACCCACTGGTTGGAGTTCTGGTATTCCAGCGAGAACGGGAAGGCCACCACGCTGTAGCGCGGTTCGTGCAGGGCTTTGGCGGTTGCGCCGTCACCCGCAAGCAGCGTCTTCAGCGCCGTGCGCAGTTCCGGCGTGGGCACGCCCACGCGGATATCCGTGTGGGTGCCGGTTTCACCAATGAAATTGCTCAGCCCTTCGCGGAACAGCGTCGAGGTTGAAGACTTGCAGTGGTTCAGCAGATGCACCACTCGCCACTGGCCGTCGTCTTCGCGCAGTGCGAGCGCAAGGTGACTGTGGCGCAGGCCGTATTTGCTCAGGTCCTGGCCGCCGCGTGCCAGCAGCGCCACGTCCACGTTCTCCTGCGCGTCCAGGGATTCGGCCGTGGCCTGGGCCACGTCGAACATGGCGGCCATTGAGGCCGGGGTGGGGTAGCGGGGCAGGCATTCCGGTGCCGCCAGGGCGGTGCCTGGCATTAAAAGCAGCAAGCAGATCAACCAACGTTCCATGTCACCCCCTTACGTTTGGGCATCTTACCCATAACGGGCGGCCGGAATCCTGCGATGACGCGCATGGCGCGTCACTACGGAGCTTCGGGCGGCGTGTAGTGACGCGCCATGCGCGTCATCGCGGTGCCCGGTCAACCGACCAACCGCTCCAACACCAACGTGGCCACCCGCCCGGTCTCCCGCAACGGCACCACATCCCCTTCAACCCCCCACTCCAACCACCGTTCCTGCAACCGCCCGCGCTCGCGCAGCGCCTGCTGGAACGCCACCATCCTTCCCTGCGCCTGCTCGCCCAGCGCCACACACACCGGCACCCGCGTCGCACACGCCTCGGACAACAGATTCACTGAATCCGGCGACACCACCACGCGATGCGCCCAGCCCAACAGCCCTGCATACGGATTCACCCCATCGCCACCATCGCCCCAGATCACCTGCGGCAACCCAGCAAACGCACTACGCAGCGCCCCCACCAACGCCGGCGGGGTCCGCCGCGAGGTCGTCGCCAACACACTGCCGCCCTCGGCCCGCACCTGCGCGGCAACCTCTTCAAACACCCGCGCCATGGCCGCCTCATCCCAAGGCGCATGCCCGGTCGGCCCGCCCACCAGCAGCGCCGTCCGCGGCCCCGGCAACGAACCGAACTCCGCAAACGCCGCACGCCCCAGCGCCAGCCAATCGTCATTCACCGGGTTCAAGCTGCCCAGCAGGGTCAGCACGTTCTCGCCACGCAGGCGGTCGTGTTCCGGCACCACCACCAGATCCCAATGCCGGAGCGAAATGCGCGGGTCCAGAATCTGCACCACGGTAGAACCGCGCTCGCGCAACAACCGCAGCGCCCCCGCCGCCTGCCGCCCACACCCCACCACCAGCTCCGGCGGACTCGCAGCCAACGCAGACAACCCCGGTCCAAAACCGTCAGCCATCCCCGGCAACCAGCGCGGAGCCACCCACTTCCAAGGCGCGCGCGGCTGCAGCACCAGCGGCCGATGGGCCCCCAGCTTCAGCGCGCTGGCCAGCGCCACTGCCTGGCGCACATTACCCGCGCGGCCGTCAGTGATCGTCCAGGGGGCGGTCCATCGTTTCACGTGTGGCATTAATTCGTTTCAGTCAGGCTGGGTGT is part of the Stenotrophomonas oahuensis genome and encodes:
- the glnE gene encoding bifunctional [glutamate--ammonia ligase]-adenylyl-L-tyrosine phosphorylase/[glutamate--ammonia-ligase] adenylyltransferase; this translates as MPIPANAVPAALVPLVDRALARLALSLADTPHWPPTEPVLDQLRELALASDFAIDTLCRQPALLSQLTQNDCPPIPLPELDPEHPSDWPVRLRRYRTAASTRLIWRDLNGLDDVPATLRGATALAEDCLGLALAALEKEFATRHGTVRATADGSEQRLVVFGLGKLGGGELNFSSDVDLVYAYPQGGESDGPRPLAAEEYFARLGQRLAKLLDETTVDGFSHRVDLRLRPFGNAGRVALSFAGMDNYFQREGRDWERYAWLKARAVAGDIPAGEAWLQTLRPFVYRRYLDFTALDGLREMKAAITAEVARKDMFDDIKRGPGGIREIEFLTQALQLIRGGREATLRERRLLYALPALVACGQMDPQDGADLLHAYDFLRRLENRLQMLRDAQTHALPSDPTDRLRLACTLGYADWDALVAALDVQRNRVSTEFAALLAPRAGQAAPDALSNYWRGLPEGSSAEVLAEAGFSDAHGADQSLRDFAQSLGVKSLSDAARARLDRVLPALLHAATRSPQPDAALKRVLGLLQAVLRRTSYLALLDEQPSALARLVDVLARSALLAERLAAYPLLLDELLDIRVSGPMPDEAAMQAECNAALNVDDPEAALRLLNETRLALSFRMALAALDGRQRAVDSTRQLAQLAQAVVVTALQMAEADMQQAHGIIPGGRFAIIGYGSLGGLELGFGSDLDLVFLHDHPSDQDSSDGKRPLDPGRWYARLAQKVMALLGAVTAAGRLYDIDVRLRPDGGKGSLVSSLASYTEYQRERAWTWEHQALVRARGIAGDESLLADFERVRAQTLGRVRDREVLFADVLKMRARMRTELDRSDAGRLDLKQGPGGVVDLEFLLQTGVLDSAAEHPQVLGPRDTPSLIDALAEMAWLPGGTRDGLHEAHAALLDVGLACTLDRRPRMAVPTPALEEAQRVITAACDAADLPFTSSTAA
- a CDS encoding queuosine precursor transporter, which encodes MSARPDVVFAPLTTRSLLLAVLAMGAVVLLSNVLVQFPINDWLTWGAFSYPVAFLVSNLINRRFGPSAARRVAWAGFALAVVLSVWIATPRIAVASCVAFIAAQLLDITVFDRLRRGNWWRAPMVATTCSATLDTCIFWSIAFAGSGLPWVSWAAGDLAVKLGIGVFLLAPFRALLWKMAPRVG
- a CDS encoding DUF2145 domain-containing protein, which gives rise to MERWLICLLLLMPGTALAAPECLPRYPTPASMAAMFDVAQATAESLDAQENVDVALLARGGQDLSKYGLRHSHLALALREDDGQWRVVHLLNHCKSSTSTLFREGLSNFIGETGTHTDIRVGVPTPELRTALKTLLAGDGATAKALHEPRYSVVAFPFSLEYQNSNQWVLEVLVAAMQQADQGNTISTRRQAQSYLRAYRYKPSILHIGVGKRLGARFFAANAATTDHPGSERISGNYSVVTVESVFDFLQQHDLLVQELSVAHVPVAGMAAPQP
- a CDS encoding mitochondrial fission ELM1 family protein, producing MPHVKRWTAPWTITDGRAGNVRQAVALASALKLGAHRPLVLQPRAPWKWVAPRWLPGMADGFGPGLSALAASPPELVVGCGRQAAGALRLLRERGSTVVQILDPRISLRHWDLVVVPEHDRLRGENVLTLLGSLNPVNDDWLALGRAAFAEFGSLPGPRTALLVGGPTGHAPWDEAAMARVFEEVAAQVRAEGGSVLATTSRRTPPALVGALRSAFAGLPQVIWGDGGDGVNPYAGLLGWAHRVVVSPDSVNLLSEACATRVPVCVALGEQAQGRMVAFQQALRERGRLQERWLEWGVEGDVVPLRETGRVATLVLERLVG